From Nguyenibacter vanlangensis, one genomic window encodes:
- a CDS encoding transposase, with translation MTPAIVEMAAGIAADLQRRLPGQRKTQRDKLALLVATMLDVRSANLMVLAASLPRAAERADMRYQWIARFIDNPLVVCDEVMEPFAREVLTKAAEDGRVVLIMDQTKANDRHQILMLSLRFGERALPLAWRVEATEGAIGFAVQKDLLQAVAGWLPSQAEICLMADRFYGTPDLIAFAIARGWGYRLRVRSNLRVAAGGHKTSLAEHVTDKRPYLTDVALTHRRIVTNIGIINAPGHAEPWIIAMSDTPSYLTTLDYSARWGIEPMFSDFKSRGFGLEHSQLRSPERLGRLVLVMSIALYFAVSTGLCDAQTNPSADEKKAPDVNPRT, from the coding sequence ATGACCCCGGCTATTGTGGAAATGGCGGCTGGCATTGCGGCGGATTTGCAGCGTCGGTTGCCTGGACAGCGCAAGACCCAGCGTGACAAACTCGCGCTGCTTGTCGCCACCATGCTGGACGTTCGCAGCGCCAATCTGATGGTGTTGGCGGCTTCGTTGCCGCGCGCGGCAGAACGAGCGGACATGCGTTACCAGTGGATCGCTCGGTTCATCGACAACCCCCTCGTGGTCTGTGATGAAGTCATGGAACCGTTTGCGCGCGAGGTGCTCACCAAGGCCGCCGAAGACGGGCGTGTGGTGCTGATCATGGACCAGACCAAGGCCAATGACCGCCATCAGATCCTGATGCTCTCGCTGCGTTTTGGCGAGCGCGCGTTGCCGCTGGCCTGGCGGGTCGAGGCGACGGAAGGGGCGATCGGGTTCGCTGTTCAGAAGGACCTGCTCCAAGCGGTTGCCGGCTGGCTGCCTTCCCAGGCCGAGATTTGCCTGATGGCGGATCGGTTCTACGGCACGCCGGATCTGATCGCGTTCGCCATCGCCCGAGGCTGGGGTTATCGGCTGCGCGTGAGGTCCAATCTGCGGGTCGCCGCGGGCGGCCACAAAACCTCCCTGGCCGAACATGTCACTGACAAGCGTCCCTATCTGACCGACGTCGCGCTCACCCATCGGCGTATTGTCACCAATATCGGCATCATCAACGCGCCCGGCCATGCCGAGCCGTGGATCATTGCGATGTCCGACACCCCCAGCTACCTGACAACACTGGATTACAGCGCACGATGGGGCATCGAGCCCATGTTCTCCGACTTCAAATCGCGCGGCTTCGGTCTCGAACACAGTCAGTTGCGTTCCCCCGAACGTCTCGGCCGGTTGGTGCTGGTGATGAGTATCGCTTTGTATTTCGCCGTCTCCACCGGCCTGTGCGACGCACAAACCAATCCATCAGCGGACGAAAAAAAAGCCCCAGACGTCAACCCGCGAACATGA
- a CDS encoding YbaK/EbsC family protein, which translates to MDQHIDDIFHRLLLLFEEKQVRFNLMRHAPEGRTDLASEIRGHRLECATKAMVVAVHRPKAAIAYFLAVVPGNRLIDFKALKRIYNGDAKLASPEAAGELTRCVMGAVPPLSFDARLNVVFDEHLLHEPEFVFNAGRLDASIFINSADFLKITRPDTGSISKPMR; encoded by the coding sequence ATGGATCAGCATATCGACGATATTTTTCACCGGTTACTACTACTATTCGAAGAAAAGCAGGTACGTTTCAATCTGATGCGCCATGCGCCCGAAGGGCGCACTGATCTTGCAAGCGAAATCCGCGGACATAGGCTCGAGTGTGCAACAAAGGCGATGGTTGTAGCCGTACATCGGCCAAAGGCTGCTATTGCGTATTTCCTGGCTGTGGTCCCTGGCAACCGGCTGATTGATTTTAAGGCATTAAAACGGATTTACAATGGTGATGCTAAACTGGCGTCACCCGAGGCGGCTGGAGAATTGACCAGATGCGTGATGGGGGCCGTGCCTCCGCTGTCGTTCGATGCCCGGTTGAATGTCGTGTTCGACGAGCACTTGCTACATGAACCTGAATTCGTCTTTAATGCTGGCCGTCTCGACGCATCGATTTTTATCAATAGCGCCGATTTCCTGAAGATTACCCGCCCGGACACAGGCTCGATATCGAAGCCAATGCGGTAG
- a CDS encoding EamA family transporter yields the protein MNNMKFRHILEIILVVLIWGFNFVIIKIGLSGFSPLLLCFARFFLAGFPAVFFVKRPSVPFVGMVAYGLFNFVGQFVFLFTGMFLGVSAGLASIILQIQVFITLALAAVFLREQPNMFQVAGAIVSSVGIGLLAFHAGGDVTLSGLCFVLMAALSWACGNIVAKSFRGVDVFGLVVWGSALASAPLFVLCVYVDGWTSITNSVEKLGIHSILALAYLVYPTTLLGYAFWNKLLGHYRAAQIVPFTLLVPVVGLASSVLVLSEPLEEWKIASSVLVFSGLCINVLAPRLMQFYRVSRRISIR from the coding sequence ATGAATAATATGAAATTCAGGCATATATTAGAAATTATACTTGTAGTTCTTATATGGGGATTTAACTTCGTCATAATCAAAATCGGCCTGAGCGGCTTCTCACCGTTGCTTTTGTGTTTCGCGAGATTCTTCTTAGCCGGCTTCCCAGCCGTTTTTTTTGTAAAGCGCCCCTCCGTTCCATTCGTAGGAATGGTCGCATACGGGCTGTTCAATTTTGTGGGACAGTTCGTGTTTCTATTTACAGGAATGTTTCTCGGAGTTTCTGCTGGACTGGCATCGATTATTTTGCAGATTCAAGTATTTATTACTCTGGCTTTAGCGGCTGTTTTTTTGCGGGAACAGCCCAATATGTTTCAGGTTGCAGGAGCCATTGTTTCTTCGGTCGGCATCGGGCTACTCGCTTTCCATGCAGGCGGCGATGTAACCCTTTCGGGCCTCTGCTTTGTCTTGATGGCGGCATTATCTTGGGCGTGTGGAAACATTGTCGCTAAAAGTTTTCGAGGTGTCGACGTGTTTGGACTCGTCGTATGGGGAAGTGCGCTCGCATCGGCTCCGCTTTTTGTTTTATGTGTGTATGTCGACGGTTGGACTAGCATCACCAATAGCGTAGAGAAGCTCGGGATTCATTCGATCCTAGCGCTGGCGTATCTCGTATATCCGACGACGCTCCTCGGCTATGCATTCTGGAATAAGCTACTAGGTCATTATCGGGCCGCACAGATTGTGCCTTTTACGCTGCTCGTGCCCGTTGTTGGGCTGGCTTCGTCGGTCTTGGTTTTGAGCGAGCCGCTTGAGGAGTGGAAGATCGCGTCATCGGTTCTTGTATTCTCTGGGCTATGCATCAACGTGCTTGCTCCGCGCCTGATGCAATTTTATCGCGTAAGCCGGCGAATCTCCATTCGATAG
- a CDS encoding DMT family transporter yields the protein MLAALFLAVVLIWGTTWFAIHVQVGATRPDVAIFWRFLIAALTMGAWLALSGRLRRVPARLHGWLAPMGACMFSGNFLAIYDAETLLSSGMVSVIFSMATLFNTLNQWLFFRRRPDGRGMAGGCVAILGVAVMTGVGQGGMGHGGAGHGGIDARGAGLALFGTFLFSCGNMLSRRAAAAGTDLPNAVFRGMLWGCLFLAVRLLATGHGFAAPADAAWIAALLYLALPGSVVAFLAYLHLVHRIGADRAAYTTILSPAVALIISVVCEGTRWTANMTLGIALILLGNLVTFARADRLLVLFCKP from the coding sequence ATGCTGGCCGCATTATTCCTGGCGGTGGTGCTGATCTGGGGCACGACATGGTTCGCCATCCATGTCCAGGTCGGCGCGACCCGGCCGGACGTGGCGATCTTCTGGCGCTTCCTGATCGCCGCGCTGACGATGGGGGCCTGGCTGGCGCTGTCGGGGCGGCTGCGGCGGGTGCCGGCGCGGCTGCATGGCTGGCTGGCCCCGATGGGGGCGTGCATGTTCTCGGGCAATTTCCTGGCGATCTACGATGCCGAAACCCTGCTGTCCAGCGGCATGGTCTCGGTCATCTTCAGCATGGCCACCCTGTTCAACACGCTCAACCAGTGGCTGTTCTTCCGCCGGCGTCCCGACGGCCGCGGCATGGCGGGCGGCTGCGTCGCCATCCTGGGCGTCGCCGTCATGACCGGCGTGGGCCAAGGGGGCATGGGCCACGGGGGCGCGGGCCACGGGGGCATCGATGCGCGCGGGGCTGGGCTCGCGCTGTTCGGCACCTTCCTGTTCTCCTGCGGCAACATGCTGTCGCGCCGCGCGGCGGCGGCGGGGACCGACCTGCCCAACGCGGTGTTTCGCGGCATGCTCTGGGGTTGCCTGTTCCTGGCGGTCCGCCTGCTGGCCACGGGGCACGGCTTCGCGGCCCCGGCCGATGCGGCCTGGATCGCGGCCCTGCTCTATCTCGCCTTGCCGGGGTCGGTGGTCGCGTTCCTGGCCTATCTGCACCTGGTGCACCGCATCGGCGCCGACCGCGCGGCCTATACGACGATCCTCTCTCCCGCCGTCGCCCTCATCATCTCGGTCGTGTGCGAGGGCACGCGCTGGACCGCCAACATGACCCTGGGCATCGCCCTGATCCTGCTGGGCAACCTGGTCACCTTCGCCCGCGCCGACCGGCTGCTAGTCCTTTTCTGCAAGCCGTGA
- a CDS encoding EAL domain-containing protein yields the protein MAALTDTPRASRSRPDAAPSLDHFVCVLDASGQVAGWGPDAERLMGYSASDMLGRPFAALFPLSSDGAPSPADIRTTLLARKTGARFPARVEIRPLSGMVPGTADAPFSCALVFDMSAASDGLSDGAAQSILPHVSEGVALFGADRGLHYCNPRFAEILGLTDMVLRPGTPLDAILASLSSLGGGTLHGGASPGQATLGQAIPDKAPLDEATANDTFPHDAPPGGVLRGGAEIQRLGRAVRLSWTGLSDGRVMLHCHDVTDLRRAESRARFLEHHDDVTGLANLQGLQTHLRTLCHTEPDGFAIFYFDLFGFKRINNTMGHAAGDDLLRVVADRVRRVMNPSDIAAHIRGNKFALVLIANLSESALLDQARHLRLVLSRPMSVLGHEVTVGVGIGIVRFPGDGTDCGTLMWNADIALQHAKDRSGDGIRFYEPAMDRLRQQRMDLERDLQRALAHHEFVLFYQPVLNVDSNRIVGVEALIRWQHPTRGLLAPGAFIPAAESMGLIYDIGIWTLDAACRQATAWPRHIVVSVNVSAAQFRHDGLIESVAGALRRSGLDACRLELEVTETAMIDDVPRAARILRRLRDMGVQIALDDFGTGYSSLSFLNSLPFTRIKIDRSFVRNLGDGSGDGAAIVRAITGLCSSLNVIATAEGVETREQFDYLRRVNCPEIQGYFISRPCPAADIQPLLDQTD from the coding sequence ATGGCGGCGCTGACCGACACGCCGCGCGCGTCCCGCTCCAGGCCGGACGCCGCGCCGTCGCTCGATCATTTCGTCTGCGTTCTTGATGCGTCCGGCCAGGTCGCCGGTTGGGGCCCCGACGCCGAACGGCTGATGGGCTACAGCGCGTCCGACATGCTCGGTCGCCCGTTCGCCGCGCTGTTTCCCCTCTCGTCGGACGGCGCGCCGTCGCCGGCCGACATCCGGACCACCCTGCTGGCGCGCAAGACCGGCGCGCGCTTTCCTGCCCGAGTGGAAATCCGGCCCCTTTCCGGCATGGTCCCCGGCACGGCGGACGCGCCGTTCTCCTGCGCGCTGGTCTTCGACATGTCCGCGGCATCCGACGGCCTGTCCGATGGGGCGGCACAATCGATCCTGCCGCATGTCTCCGAAGGTGTCGCCCTGTTCGGGGCGGATCGCGGCCTGCATTATTGCAATCCGCGCTTCGCCGAGATCCTCGGCCTGACGGACATGGTGCTTCGGCCCGGGACGCCGCTCGATGCCATCCTGGCCTCGCTCTCCAGCCTCGGCGGCGGCACGCTGCATGGCGGCGCGTCCCCGGGGCAGGCGACTCTGGGCCAGGCGATTCCGGACAAGGCGCCTTTGGACGAGGCGACCGCAAACGACACGTTCCCGCATGACGCCCCGCCGGGGGGAGTGCTTCGGGGCGGTGCCGAAATCCAGCGCCTCGGCCGGGCGGTACGCCTGTCCTGGACCGGGCTTTCCGACGGGCGCGTGATGCTGCACTGCCACGACGTGACCGACCTGCGCCGGGCCGAAAGCCGCGCCCGCTTTCTCGAACATCATGACGACGTCACCGGCCTGGCCAATCTCCAGGGTCTGCAGACGCATCTGCGGACATTGTGCCACACCGAACCCGACGGTTTCGCCATCTTCTATTTCGACCTGTTCGGCTTCAAGCGCATCAACAACACGATGGGCCACGCCGCCGGCGACGACCTGCTGCGCGTCGTCGCCGACCGCGTCCGCCGGGTGATGAACCCGTCCGACATCGCGGCCCATATCCGCGGCAACAAGTTCGCGCTCGTGCTCATCGCGAACCTGTCCGAATCCGCCCTCCTGGACCAGGCCCGGCACCTGCGCCTGGTGCTGTCGCGCCCGATGTCGGTCCTGGGGCACGAGGTCACGGTCGGCGTGGGCATCGGCATCGTCCGCTTCCCCGGCGACGGCACCGATTGCGGTACGCTGATGTGGAACGCCGACATCGCCCTGCAGCACGCCAAGGATCGTTCGGGCGACGGCATCCGCTTCTACGAACCCGCCATGGACCGCCTGCGCCAGCAGCGCATGGATCTCGAACGCGACCTGCAACGCGCGCTGGCGCATCATGAATTCGTGCTGTTCTACCAGCCGGTTCTCAATGTCGACAGCAACCGCATCGTGGGGGTCGAGGCCCTGATCCGCTGGCAGCATCCGACCCGCGGCCTGCTGGCGCCCGGCGCTTTCATCCCGGCGGCCGAAAGCATGGGCCTGATCTACGATATCGGCATCTGGACGCTCGATGCCGCCTGCCGCCAGGCGACCGCCTGGCCCCGGCATATCGTCGTGTCGGTGAATGTCTCGGCCGCCCAGTTCCGCCATGACGGGCTGATCGAAAGCGTGGCCGGCGCGCTGCGCCGTTCGGGGCTCGATGCCTGCAGGCTGGAACTGGAAGTTACCGAAACCGCGATGATCGACGACGTACCCCGCGCGGCCCGCATCCTGCGCCGCCTGCGCGACATGGGGGTCCAGATCGCGCTCGACGATTTCGGCACCGGCTATTCCTCGCTCAGCTTCCTCAACAGCCTGCCCTTCACCCGCATCAAGATCGACCGCAGCTTCGTGCGCAACCTGGGCGACGGCAGCGGCGACGGGGCGGCGATCGTGCGGGCGATCACCGGCCTGTGCAGCAGCCTGAACGTGATCGCCACCGCCGAAGGCGTGGAAACGCGCGAACAGTTCGATTACCTCAGGCGGGTGAATTGCCCGGAAATCCAGGGCTATTTCATCAGCCGCCCATGCCCGGCCGCCGACATCCAGCCCCTTCTGGACCAGACGGATTGA
- a CDS encoding IS5 family transposase (programmed frameshift), whose translation MDRLVLTDAQWAKIEPHCLGKLSDPGRSGRDNRLFIEAVLWIVRTGSPWRDLPATFGNWNTAFRRFRDWREADVFKRIFDALSGDPDMEYAMVDATIVKVHRHGQGAKGGTQSQAIGRSKGGITTKILALTDALGNLVRFKLLPGNRYDTIGVAPLIDGINFEALLGDKAFDANWIIEELDQRGAKVVISQRSQRKNPRAIDEEIYKWRHLIENFFCKLKEFKRIAMRACKTDRSFEAMIYLAAGVINSR comes from the exons ATGGATCGCTTAGTACTGACCGATGCCCAATGGGCGAAGATAGAACCGCATTGCCTGGGTAAGCTGTCTGATCCCGGACGCAGTGGCCGCGACAACCGGCTATTCATTGAGGCGGTTCTTTGGATTGTCCGAACAGGCAGCCCATGGCGGGACCTTCCTGCCACATTCGGCAACTGGAATACGGCATTCCGCCGGTTTCGTGATTGGCGCGAAGCCGATGTTTTCAAGCGGATTTTTGATGCCTTGTCGGGAGACCCCGACATGGAATACGCCATGGTTGATGCCACTATCGTCAAGGTCCACCGGCACGGCCAAGGCGCAAAAGG GGGGACTCAGAGCCAGGCCATTGGTCGTTCCAAAGGCGGGATAACGACCAAGATCCTGGCCCTGACCGATGCCTTGGGCAACCTTGTTCGCTTCAAACTGCTACCGGGGAACCGCTACGACACGATCGGCGTCGCCCCTTTGATCGATGGCATCAACTTCGAAGCCCTGCTGGGCGACAAGGCCTTTGATGCCAACTGGATCATCGAAGAACTCGACCAGCGAGGCGCGAAAGTCGTCATCTCACAACGGTCACAGCGCAAGAACCCGCGCGCCATTGACGAAGAGATATACAAATGGCGTCACCTGATCGAGAACTTCTTCTGCAAACTCAAGGAGTTCAAGCGCATCGCCATGCGAGCCTGCAAAACCGACCGGAGCTTCGAGGCGATGATATATCTCGCCGCAGGTGTCATCAACTCACGCTAA
- the purU gene encoding formyltetrahydrofolate deformylase codes for MTQDPASMLATYTLTLSCPNRPGIVAAIATTLFEADGNITEAQQFDDVETGLFFMRVVFSCRADAERTEWLRARLDAVAARFRISWTLHDRAQRRRVLLMVSKFDHCLVDLLYRWRIGELPMTPTAIVANHPRDTYAHIDMGDIPFHYLPVAQDTKAAQEERLWSLVQQTNSELVVLARYMQVLSDSLSARLSGQCINIHHSFLPGFKGARPYHQAHARGVKLIGATAHYVTADLDEGPIIEQDVERVSHFDTPDDLVRKGRDIERRVLARAVRYHLDDRVILNGHKTVVFGD; via the coding sequence ATGACCCAAGACCCGGCCAGCATGCTGGCGACCTATACCCTGACGCTGTCCTGCCCCAATCGGCCGGGCATCGTGGCGGCCATCGCCACCACGCTCTTCGAGGCCGACGGCAACATCACCGAGGCCCAGCAGTTCGACGACGTCGAAACCGGCCTGTTCTTCATGCGCGTCGTCTTCTCCTGCCGCGCCGACGCCGAACGCACCGAATGGCTGCGCGCCCGGCTGGACGCGGTGGCCGCGCGCTTCCGCATCAGTTGGACATTGCATGACCGCGCCCAGCGCCGCCGGGTCCTGCTGATGGTGTCGAAATTCGACCATTGCCTGGTCGACCTGCTCTATCGCTGGCGCATCGGCGAACTGCCGATGACCCCCACCGCCATCGTCGCGAACCACCCGCGCGACACCTATGCCCATATCGACATGGGCGACATCCCCTTCCATTACCTGCCCGTCGCCCAGGACACCAAGGCCGCGCAGGAAGAACGCCTGTGGTCCCTGGTCCAGCAGACCAATTCCGAACTGGTGGTGCTGGCCCGCTACATGCAGGTCCTGTCCGATTCGCTGTCGGCGCGCCTGTCGGGACAGTGCATCAACATCCACCATTCCTTCCTGCCGGGCTTCAAGGGCGCGCGCCCCTATCACCAGGCCCATGCCAGGGGCGTCAAGCTGATCGGCGCCACCGCCCATTACGTCACCGCCGACCTGGACGAAGGCCCGATCATCGAACAGGACGTCGAACGGGTCAGCCATTTCGACACGCCCGACGACCTGGTGCGCAAGGGCCGCGACATCGAACGCCGCGTGCTGGCCCGCGCCGTGCGCTACCATCTCGATGACCGGGTGATCCTCAACGGCCACAAGACCGTGGTCTTCGGCGACTGA
- a CDS encoding DUF2721 domain-containing protein, with translation MSPFPGLLPDEPVDSVAHLIQTALTPIFMLSGIGTLLNLFNTRLARVSDHIEKATDALKAAANRAERLHLHRHLTHLHRRTLLLDASILLGAVGGASTCGAAFVLFLGSLRDSAVASWLVMMFALALACTVGALATFLCDSLVAWHGLRVSTSWARKARFSVKTPKGQ, from the coding sequence TTGTCCCCTTTTCCCGGATTGCTGCCCGATGAGCCGGTCGACAGCGTCGCGCACCTGATCCAGACCGCCCTGACCCCGATCTTCATGCTGTCGGGGATCGGGACGCTGTTGAATCTGTTCAACACGCGGCTGGCCCGCGTGTCGGACCATATCGAAAAGGCCACCGACGCCCTGAAGGCGGCCGCGAACCGGGCCGAGCGGCTGCATCTGCACCGGCACCTGACGCATCTGCACCGCCGGACGCTGCTGCTGGATGCGTCGATCCTGCTGGGGGCGGTCGGCGGCGCATCGACCTGTGGCGCGGCCTTCGTGCTGTTTCTGGGCAGTCTGCGCGATTCCGCGGTGGCGTCGTGGCTGGTGATGATGTTCGCGCTGGCGCTGGCCTGCACCGTGGGCGCGCTGGCGACCTTCCTGTGCGACAGCCTGGTGGCCTGGCACGGGCTGCGCGTCAGCACGTCGTGGGCACGCAAGGCACGATTTTCGGTTAAAACACCGAAAGGTCAATAA